ctctttgctgtacagtaggttataagtggttcaatatataatgaattgtattaaacttgagttcaatgatatcatatcattgtataagaaaaacgattctgagcggagacagtttgtcagtctggatattttatattgttattatttattatagcctgtaagttgaaatagttttataatattattattttttattcgtttctatagtgataaacaaagcgttcgaaattaaaatcccatttttagcgtttttttcgtaatttttcggtggtttttcccgttaCTCAATTACTAttgtgaaaatcaaaaaatgacctctctaaagtaccatcttttgctaaaagataaggtactataatatgttgaaattaaagcagtccttctggtagaaattttgtataccgaataaaaaaaaaaaaaacaccattgtaaaaccattactaGCTTCTTCGCTCTGTTCAGAATCTAAGAAATAaccgtagagacatgaaatgttcactgaaAGTTTATATTAGCAAGTTCTATGCAccatttcatttttgaaatattgcaactctttttgagctatttttaCACATAAGACCATTtcgagttttattagtttttaaattctgagtggagcgaggaagctatagtggttttacaatggtgttaatttatttattttatcctgtatacaaaatttcttcccaaaggagtgcttcgatttccacatagtattatacaatattattttttatcaaattggatcaatatggtactttagagaggtaatttttcaattctcTCAATAATTACTTAATGCCACGgtaaaaaccaccgacaaattacgaaaaaccgcatgggattttaatttctatagcaCTTTGTGTATCACTAtagaaacaaatgaaaaataataatattataatattaattcaacttttaCACAattctatagtaaataataacaatataaaatatccagactgacaaaccctctccgctcagaatcgtttttcttatacaatgatatcattgatttcaagtttaatacaattcattagACATtgaaccacttgtaacctactgtacaacagagcaacatccacttacccacatttttttaattactgtccataaaaaatgttttgcttagtcaaaaaacttgaaaatataatagaacgTTCCACAGTGGTTgttaatggaaattaaaaaaaaagtttatctttttatatataatctttgaaaatgtaatataagattccaTTAAGTTTTCTTACATTtaacgtaaaaaacaaaatttacagaaaagtcaaatattttttttacgagcGATTGAAgttagacattggatattcacctgtaaattaacaaattctcatacaacgatttccttattttgtttttattcaagaAAACTGCTCGAGTTGGAGCTCTGCATTTGGATGCGCAAGGATTTCGTTCTCTCGTGGCGTGGACCTAATATACGCAGAGcattacccactttttttatctaaaaaatgattcaatgtataattattaaacgtgATATTGGTTTTTTTGCTTACTCATATCGTTTGTTTTTTACTGTACAATAAACGCATTTTGGTACCCATTTTgcatttagtataattaaaaattgttcatgTTAGAAAAAAccatatgttatttaattttaattagtaagtattttcaaatcttttaaAGTCAAAttttgagcatttttaaatataaaactattcgCAAATTTTTGTGAATTTAACTAATCTCGATAAAGTAACTCTTCATCaattgcttgtaaaaaaaatatatggctTTACgctaattttgtttgtaattcaAGGAAAACAACTTGTGAtgaattttgtattatgttatcaaattacatttcgaagacaatcataataatactaataatacaattattaccaACATCtacatacaaaatgtttaaaactatttttcattACTCATAGAAGGATATAAGTATagataggttataggtataataagagTATTCTTatcataagaaaaattaatagttacaacagtaataattgtatttatattcccCTTTCAATGTTATAATCGGTACctagataacattattattgctGATAAGGTAactttctttttataattattaaaaattacaaaattgaaatagtggtaataaaatagtttttttaaaacaatgactAATTTGGGCTTACtttgtacctatatctaaatgaatataatatataaaatgcatgttaaatgtttttaatttttattgtaattttttttatgaataatccAAACATATATATTCTTAAGTCTACTTAATTGCATGTACAATGTATACAGAGATACATTTatggtataatttaattaatattacaagttCATACTAgtggtataaaaatgtattttatgcaaattgaaaaatgataatttatataacctaATACTCTCCACTTTAACCTCctacgttttcaaatcttagctACAAGTTCTTATACTCAATTATTTGACACTTCTATTTCAATTTCTACAGTTTTCTCAACGGTGATACTGGTGTAACTACTCACTATTTCCGTTTGAGTAGTGACAATGTCAAATTCAGATTCATATATTGTAACACTGGCAGTATTTTTGGAATATTGATAGGACTTTATAAGAACACTAGAATACATTACATTAATAGAATCTACCCGTTGCATGATTTCTTGATAAAATGCACGTTTGCTGTTATCACCACTTTGACTAATAAACTCTTTTGTTTGAACAATTTGTTCTTTGAAACAGTCGGTGGTttgtttatacacatttatagttttttctaaatagcTTAATAGAAATGTTTTATAGGAATCTTCCGGTGTTTGTTGAACTGCCGTTACAACCgtttcgtatattttattaaattgtgttatACTATTTGTTAGGAATACATCAGCATCGTTTTCTGAGTTATATATTTCATCgcaatttactttaaaatattgataaaattttttgacaaattcAGAGTATTCGATAGTTTGAACCACGTATACGTATTCTTCAGATGTTAATGGATACATATTTGTCCTCTTAAATGGTATATCCATCGACGTAGATAGCATATTTGATTTTTCCTGTGTATCTCTAAATATTACGATTAATGCGTTGAAATATTCTTGAGAACCAGGAGTTGTCACttcagatatatattttattgaatctgAAGCTACGCTATCCAAATAATCTGTATTATATTGAGATATTTGTTGACAAATTTCCAATGATTGTATTACTACTTTCGTGTATTTGGTTTCTTGtgttttttgaacataagttaAACTtgatgttattttgtttttaaaagaattttgtAGTAATTGTacagtttttgttatttgtgtACCAGATTTTATATACGAATATTCTAAGTCATTACTATTTTTGTTACCTGTATTTGTTGGGCTTCCCGGTTGTGGATAATTACCAGTAGGTGGTGCTCCGCTGGTAGGGGGTGTTACGCTGGTAGGTGGTGCTCCGCTGGTAGGGGGTGTTACGCTGGTAGGTGGTGCTCCGCTGGTAGGGGGTACTACGCTGGAAGGTGGTGTTACGCTGGAAGGTGGTGTTACGCCGGAAGGTGGTGTTACGCTGGAAGGTGGTGTTACGCTGGAAGGTGGTGTTACGCTGGAAGGTGGTGTTACGCTGGTAGGGGGTGTTACGCCGGAAGGTGGTGTTACGCTGGAAGGTGGTGTTACGCTGGTAGGGGGTGTTCCACTGGTAGGTGGTGTTCCGCCGGTAGGGGGTGTTCCGCCGGTAGGGGGTGTTCCGCCGGTAGGGGGTGTTCCGCTGGTAGGTGGCGTTTTCGGTTTTTCAGGTTTGTATACTATTGATTTAGCttttgtattacaatttgtatCTACAAATACATCAAAAGTATTATACGTCTCAGTTATCTCCAAAGTATTTACACATAGCACTCCAACAACATCACTTGAAATTTGATCCATAATTTGTTGAACTTCATTAGATTGAGTACTTTGGTCTGTGGTCAATAAAACATATGTATAAGTGGCACtatttacaataaacattttgttaataGTCACtgaatatttggaaaatatgaaTGCATTTTGAAATTCTATCATAGTGATTTTATCATTTATCCAAGAATCCACACTAGTTTTATCATACTGTGTTGTTTTTATtcgtatgtatacataatttacttgacaaataaatgtttgaaaaactaatttatttattactaatgaGTACATATCCTGTGGTATACACATTTTTGATGATGGATATGAACAGTCTTTTTGCTCAATAAGACGCATATCATATTGAGCAGCATTAGTATTACTCCAcataatattctcattatatttttcgattgtATCCACTTTATATTGATTGAAATCGGTTTTAATCATACTTCTATCAGGATTAAAGTTCAACGCTCGTTGATAATGTACCTCGGTGGATTTAACAACTGTCAAAAGCATTTTATTTACAGAAGTATATAAGgctatcataatttttttatattcttcagAATTGGCACCAAAACTAGATTCTGCGTCTGTTTGtgttgtttttataaacaatactatGTTATGACTCATGTACTCAAAGTTTGCTCGAACTAGATTCACTTGTTCCCATATTGTAACTCTCATTGCTAAATCACTTTTTGAATGAAccacagattttaaataaatagtagtcAATGAAGCCttataaattgaatacatttgtGTGACTGTCTGAGATAGAAGTGCCGATGCGTCATTATCAGTTTTTCCAAAGAACTTTGATAAATCGTCAGTTTTGTATATGTCCTGCAAAAAAAGTATACGAGAATTGTagatacttattaaataatctaaattaatAAAGCAAATTAGTTGgaaagtgaaaaataataatatttactaaccaGTAGAGATTTATCAGTTTTATCAGCGTTTGCAGATGCATCACACAAATTTATCCCACTACCAAACAAAAACGCTTCTCTAATTGATGCGTACACATTCGTTTTAGTAACGATACTTTCTCTTGCGTCGTAATACTGTTTCACCAGAGTAGCCCATTGATTCGTATCAATAGTACCTGTACTACTAGTCGTTTGACTAGTATACTTTGTTTTTATCGTCGTAACATCATTCATAAAGTTAATGTAAGATGATTCACAGCGTCTTGCTGTTAGAATTGATTGCGCTTGTTGTACTTCTGTTACTTCGCTGAGCTTTGTTTCTGATTTTTCAACAGTTACATCTTttttttggtaataattaaCTGTCATTGATACTACAGCTTTAATTTTTTCTTGCGATTCTTTTTCATCATCAGGTTGTTGCAATCCGTTtatcatattttctatatttccGAACCCATCTTTAAATGacgttattaaatttgttaaaaaatcatttgaagAGCTGTCAATTTCAGAAAATCCACTTTGTATGTAATGATTTGATGATAGCATACATTCAACCGAAGTTATATATGATGTTTGAACTGATAATGTATAATGTGAAACATATTCCACAGCATTTGGTACTCCCAAATTATCATAACAAGCTGGCGCTACAGTCTTAGTGTCTGATGAATCAtcacactaaaaaatgttaaataaacttattatgttACTTAGTTTATTGTCCttcaatttctatattattattattttatacaaattatcaaGTTGTGAATTGTAAATCTTTATATATTGtagttactataaaatatatattttattacatcataataatagacCGGTATTGTTACCacagattttataaaaaaaaaaaagcaaatccAGACGTTATACCAGGTGTTTAGCAGGaagtaataggtacttatatacatttattaatacatttgaatacagttataaatttatttgaaaagaaaataattataagtagagCTTTACTGCTTTAGGTACTAGGTATCTACTATATtactagatattttaatataatgtactataatttatattaaaccatATTACCTACTtctgtgattataataattgggtgtctttaaaaaaagaattaattcaATACTGTAAATATGTCTAGTATAAAATTacctaatacaattaattatatttaaacatgaaaCAGTggtaactaaaaacaaaattagaaaaCATTAAGAATTCAGTACAGATGTGATTCATATACATGGCTCATTCAAATAGTGTTACCTAAATATTCACTCTTGCAGAAAAATCAAATCACGAGgggtgtattaattattttatttatagaacaaactatattgtattatgatgaACTTCCCTGATGCATGTCATATGTTTCACAGCACATCATTCAGACAaaggttatacacttatacctacATATCATCTTTCTTatctatataatgttatattttacattcaaaTAACTTACAATGGTCAATGACACATCTTActgtaatctttttttttagattactaGGTACTAACGTGAGtcaattatagatatatt
The Metopolophium dirhodum isolate CAU chromosome 7, ASM1992520v1, whole genome shotgun sequence DNA segment above includes these coding regions:
- the LOC132948499 gene encoding uncharacterized protein LOC132948499, yielding MQLLCLLIFIGATQCDDSSDTKTVAPACYDNLGVPNAVEYVSHYTLSVQTSYITSVECMLSSNHYIQSGFSEIDSSSNDFLTNLITSFKDGFGNIENMINGLQQPDDEKESQEKIKAVVSMTVNYYQKKDVTVEKSETKLSEVTEVQQAQSILTARRCESSYINFMNDVTTIKTKYTSQTTSSTGTIDTNQWATLVKQYYDARESIVTKTNVYASIREAFLFGSGINLCDASANADKTDKSLLDIYKTDDLSKFFGKTDNDASALLSQTVTQMYSIYKASLTTIYLKSVVHSKSDLAMRVTIWEQVNLVRANFEYMSHNIVLFIKTTQTDAESSFGANSEEYKKIMIALYTSVNKMLLTVVKSTEVHYQRALNFNPDRSMIKTDFNQYKVDTIEKYNENIMWSNTNAAQYDMRLIEQKDCSYPSSKMCIPQDMYSLVINKLVFQTFICQVNYVYIRIKTTQYDKTSVDSWINDKITMIEFQNAFIFSKYSVTINKMFIVNSATYTYVLLTTDQSTQSNEVQQIMDQISSDVVGVLCVNTLEITETYNTFDVFVDTNCNTKAKSIVYKPEKPKTPPTSGTPPTGGTPPTGGTPPTGGTPPTSGTPPTSVTPPSSVTPPSGVTPPTSVTPPSSVTPPSSVTPPSSVTPPSGVTPPSSVTPPSSVVPPTSGAPPTSVTPPTSGAPPTSVTPPTSGAPPTGNYPQPGSPTNTGNKNSNDLEYSYIKSGTQITKTVQLLQNSFKNKITSSLTYVQKTQETKYTKVVIQSLEICQQISQYNTDYLDSVASDSIKYISEVTTPGSQEYFNALIVIFRDTQEKSNMLSTSMDIPFKRTNMYPLTSEEYVYVVQTIEYSEFVKKFYQYFKVNCDEIYNSENDADVFLTNSITQFNKIYETVVTAVQQTPEDSYKTFLLSYLEKTINVYKQTTDCFKEQIVQTKEFISQSGDNSKRAFYQEIMQRVDSINVMYSSVLIKSYQYSKNTASVTIYESEFDIVTTQTEIVSSYTSITVEKTVEIEIEVSNN